The Diorhabda sublineata isolate icDioSubl1.1 chromosome 6, icDioSubl1.1, whole genome shotgun sequence genome includes a window with the following:
- the LOC130445673 gene encoding putative zinc finger protein 66, which translates to MIILECHLLNFTRVYNVRVVIKQSEILKKKNMFEKIEIFDSDNKCIDVITEGLNKKCRTCIKNDGVINVFTSKHKEISLNEMFDMFSLAAVNVFDGLPQKICVKCAKTLVEFYSFKLQTEEVQLMLQIAVGQLSLPSFPKLLDTSTEENNSQHNKSDVNNFTTYNCNEVEEMENREEKIEIISDDDIVDIDTKDDIFTKVDPSGSNRKNSSENNKYSNQVYTCSDCQLSFKEYEEYVSHRIKVIEKQNKERNLKNEVVEENVEAVDSKLDIPPTELTVNKIEDCFLEHDYSKLSIPRDDLQSNKSKLRSKCVVCNLEFETTADYLKHKRENFRRHSTPCTLCNKRISTNKIEQHQQLHAKTKCRMSTMSIDPETGECTCSVCKVKFDSRLRYLLHKRCKTKRDTSTIMKPKKKHPCPICGVQYGSSILNDHINTHTQEQPYMCEICGKKFRFKSNFHSHKHVQCLCDLCGAIINSPNGLRKHIKMKHSIASYACDTCDKMFNNKSQLEVHRRAHTGERPYLCTICGKMFTQITHLKTHTKGVHSRDKPFYCSKCKRYVDGEEHKCNGKFDLYKKCATCNGFVVDMEKHVELHRDGYEYICGFCNQTFSEKAKLKSHKTARVCRRKYEFSCDVCCKRFHSKSLLKIHTRSHTGERPYKCDTCGKRFLQFAHLHYHLKLHTGEKHYECPYCGKRFVLNGNLTQHIRLHTGEKPHVCDYCLKGFPTSSSMKKHRLIHSKYKT; encoded by the exons ATGATAATTCTAGAATGTCATTTGTTAAATTTCACTAGAGTTTACAATGTTCGAGTTGTTATAAAACaaagtgaaatattaaaaaaaaaaaatatgtttgagaaaattgaaatatttgatagcGATAATAAATGTATAGATGTTATTACAGAAggattgaataaaaaatgcCGTACATGCATTAAAAATGATGGAGTTATCAATGTGTTTACGTCTAAACACAAGgaaatttcattaaatgaaATGTTTGATATGTTTTCATTGGCGGCA gtAAATGTTTTCGATGGACTACCTCAAAAAATATGTGTAAAATGCGCAAAGACGCTCGTCGAATTTTACTCCTTCAAATTACAAACAGAAGAGGTGCAATTAATGCTGCAAATAGCTGTCGGGCAACTTTCTTTACCAAGTTTTCCAAAACTATTGGATACATCGacagaagaaaataactctCAACATAATAAAAgtgatgtaaataattttacaacatATAATTGCAATGAAGtagaagaaatggaaaatagagaagaaaaaatagaaataatttctgaTGATGATATCGTTGATATAGATACTAAAGATGACATTTTTACAAAAGTGGACCCATCGGGttctaatagaaaaaatagtagcgaaaataataaatattcaaatcaagTTTATACTTGTTCAGATTGTCAACTGTCATTTAAAGAATATGAGGAGTACGTAAGTCATCGAATAAAAGTGatcgaaaaacaaaataaggaaAGAAACTTGAAAAACGAAGTCGTCGAGGAAAATGTCGAAGCAGTGGATAGTAAACTTGATATTCCTCCGACTGAGTTAACagtgaataaaatagaagattgTTTTCTAGAACATGATTATTCCAAACTTTCCATACCCCGAGATGATCTCCAATCGAATAAATCGAAGTTGAGATCCAAATGTGTTGTTTGCAATCTCGAATTCGAAACAACCGCCGATTACCTCAAACATAAACGCGAAAACTTCAGAAGACACTCGACACCGTGTACATTATGTAACAAAAGAATATCGacaaataaaattgaacaacACCAACAACTCCACGCCAAAACAAAATGTCGAATGTCGACAATGTCGATCGATCCCGAAACCGGCGAATGCACTTGCAGCGTTTGCAAAGTGAAATTCGATTCCAGATTGAGATATTTGTTACACAAAAGATGTAAAACCAAGCGAGACACTTCAACAATAATGAAACCGAAAAAGAAACATCCCTGTCCGATATGCGGGGTGCAGTACGGCTCCTCCATACTCAACGATCACATCAACACCCACACGCAAGAACAACCTTACATGTGCGAAATTTGcggaaaaaaatttagattcaAATCGAATTTCCATTCCCACAAACACGTGCAATGTCTGTGCGATTTATGCGGCGCAATAATAAATTCACCGAACGGATTGAGGAAACACATCAAGATGAAACATTCGATCGCTTCGTACGCTTGTGATACGTGCGATAAGATGTTTAACAACAAGAGCCAATTGGAGGTTCACAGAAGGGCTCATACCGGGGAAAGACCCTATTTGTGTACGATTTGCGGTAAGATGTTTACCCAAATAACGCATTTGAAGACCCACACGAAAGGAGTACACAGTCGAGACAAACCCTTCTATTGCTCGAAATGTAAAAGATACGTAGACGGCGAGGAGCACAAGTGCAACGGGAAATTcgatttgtacaaaaaatgtgcAACTTGCAACGGTTTCGTTGTAGATATGGAAAAACACGTGGAGCTGCATCGCGACGGTTACGAATACATATGCGGTTTTTGTAATCAGACTTTTAGCGAAAAAGCGAAATTGAAATCCCACAAAACCGCTCGAGTATGTAGACGTAAATACGAATTTAGTTGCGATGTGTGCTGTAAACGATTTCATTCGAAATCTCTACTCAAAATCCACACTCGATCTCACACCGGCGAGAGACCGTACAAATGCGATACGTGCGGTAAACGGTTCCTTCAATTCGCTCATCTGCATTATCATTTGAAATTACATACGGGGGAGAAACATTACGAATGTCCTTATTGCGGTAAAAGATTCGTTTTGAACGGAAATCTCACTCAGCACATTAGATTGCATACGGGGGAAAAACCGCACGTTTGCGATTATTGCCTTAAAGGATTCCCCACATCTTCGTCTatgaaaaaacatcgattgatTCATTCGAAATATAAAACTTGA